Proteins encoded within one genomic window of Methanobacterium sp.:
- a CDS encoding 50S ribosome-binding GTPase: MEIKEVKKIVILGTSNSGKTTALKHICSDMIKTTALDYGKTVINNKKTHFFSSPGNKRFKFMQDILCKNINGAIIFIDNTKDITKNDMEIIKFVEEKRVPFVIFANKQDISNKCLNIEFIKAPIIPTIAINGMGINHGLKILLDLIDQNETNPPLKAICSS; encoded by the coding sequence ATGGAAATTAAAGAAGTTAAAAAAATTGTAATTTTAGGAACATCAAACTCTGGAAAAACCACCGCCCTAAAGCACATCTGCAGTGACATGATAAAAACTACAGCATTAGATTATGGAAAAACAGTGATTAATAATAAAAAAACCCATTTTTTCAGTTCTCCAGGAAATAAACGTTTTAAGTTCATGCAAGACATATTGTGCAAGAATATCAATGGTGCCATAATTTTCATTGATAATACAAAGGATATAACAAAAAATGACATGGAAATAATCAAATTCGTTGAAGAAAAAAGAGTACCCTTTGTAATATTTGCAAATAAGCAAGATATAAGCAATAAATGCTTAAACATTGAATTTATCAAAGCACCTATTATCCCAACCATTGCAATAAATGGCATGGGAATTAATCATGGATTGAAGATACTATTAGATTTAATAGACCAAAATGAAACCAATCCCCCACTAAAAGCCATATGTAGCAGTTGA
- a CDS encoding ammonium transporter, which produces MADPILNSGDTAWMLISTALVMLMTIPGVALFYGGLTKKVNVLNTMFLSLIAFAITSIIWVLYGYQFAFGQDMLMGLIGNPANLLFSGIDVNSLASLAPTIPSTVYIAFQMTFAAITIALISGAVVGRMKFSSWLIFVVAWVSLVYVPIAHMVWGGGLLFNMGALDFAGGTVVHLNSGIAALALVILLGSRKDTTLLPHQLGYSVIGAALLWFGWFGFNAGSALTAGGLAGSAFIATNTAAAAGLISWIIIDYLKTGKPTLLGALSGAIAGLVAITPAAGFVTVQAAIIIGLVTSVISYTAIAWLKPRLGYDDALDVFGIHGMSGLWGAIATGLFAAPFINSLGTGLFYGNPGQLTTQIIAVAVVGVYSFVVTMIIGLAIKYTIGLRVEPKEEIEGLDTNLHEESGYRI; this is translated from the coding sequence TCCTGGTGTCGCATTATTCTATGGGGGCCTTACAAAAAAAGTAAATGTTTTAAATACAATGTTTCTATCCCTCATTGCATTCGCCATAACAAGCATAATCTGGGTACTTTACGGTTACCAGTTTGCATTTGGTCAAGACATGTTAATGGGATTGATAGGAAATCCAGCAAATTTATTGTTTAGTGGAATAGATGTAAATTCACTGGCATCTCTTGCACCTACAATACCATCTACAGTATATATCGCATTCCAGATGACATTTGCAGCAATTACCATTGCACTTATATCTGGAGCAGTAGTTGGAAGAATGAAATTCTCTTCATGGTTGATATTCGTGGTGGCCTGGGTATCCTTAGTTTATGTTCCTATTGCTCACATGGTATGGGGTGGAGGATTATTATTCAACATGGGTGCTCTTGACTTTGCAGGAGGTACAGTTGTACACTTAAACTCAGGAATCGCTGCACTAGCATTAGTAATCCTTTTAGGAAGTAGAAAAGACACAACTTTACTTCCACACCAGCTCGGTTACTCTGTAATTGGAGCAGCACTTCTATGGTTTGGTTGGTTTGGATTCAACGCCGGATCCGCGCTAACTGCAGGAGGTCTTGCAGGATCAGCATTCATTGCAACTAACACTGCAGCAGCAGCAGGTTTAATTTCATGGATAATCATAGATTATCTAAAAACTGGTAAACCAACATTATTAGGTGCTTTATCTGGTGCAATAGCAGGTTTAGTAGCTATTACTCCAGCAGCAGGTTTTGTAACTGTTCAAGCCGCAATAATTATTGGTCTTGTAACTTCAGTTATTTCATACACTGCAATAGCATGGTTAAAACCACGTTTAGGTTACGATGATGCTCTGGATGTATTTGGAATACACGGAATGTCAGGTTTATGGGGAGCAATTGCCACAGGGCTTTTTGCAGCACCATTTATAAATTCACTTGGAACTGGGCTTTTCTATGGGAACCCTGGACAGTTAACTACTCAAATAATTGCAGTAGCAGTTGTTGGAGTTTATTCATTTGTAGTAACAATGATTATAGGTTTAGCCATAAAATATACTATAGGACTAAGAGTTGAGCCTAAAGAAGAAATTGAAGGATTAGATACTAATCTACACGAGGAATCAGGTTACAGAATTTAA
- a CDS encoding P-II family nitrogen regulator, with protein MKGIIAIIRPNKLDDVKNALEEIECHGVTVTEVKGRGRQLGVTESYRGSDYRIDMLPKTRLEIIVKDKDVEDVIQAIVKTAQTGDIGDGKIFISSVEEVIRIRTGERGDGAV; from the coding sequence ATGAAAGGAATAATTGCTATAATACGGCCGAATAAGTTAGATGATGTAAAAAATGCTTTAGAGGAAATTGAATGCCATGGAGTGACAGTTACAGAAGTAAAAGGTCGGGGGCGGCAGCTTGGTGTAACAGAAAGTTACAGGGGCAGTGACTACAGAATAGACATGTTACCAAAAACAAGGCTTGAAATTATCGTTAAAGACAAAGATGTTGAAGATGTTATTCAAGCTATAGTGAAAACAGCTCAAACTGGAGATATTGGAGACGGAAAAATCTTTATATCATCAGTAGAAGAGGTTATACGGATAAGAACTGGAGAAAGAGGGGATGGGGCAGTTTAA